A stretch of the Haloplanus aerogenes genome encodes the following:
- a CDS encoding DUF7548 family protein, producing the protein MRTEQAAPVLGIVGCLAVVAALALPFALFPDWGSELAQYYTSGPLGVGAVLAFALVGVVVFLAGARGRTDPTTAAGIAVPLGVVAFAIALSWALAAPLDPLFGFPVSWITELRWGVVAATGLTAAAAALYARAVLD; encoded by the coding sequence ATGCGCACCGAGCAGGCCGCCCCCGTGCTTGGCATCGTCGGCTGTCTCGCCGTCGTCGCCGCACTCGCCCTCCCCTTCGCCCTCTTTCCCGACTGGGGGAGCGAACTGGCTCAGTACTACACGAGCGGTCCGCTCGGCGTCGGCGCCGTCCTCGCGTTCGCGCTCGTCGGTGTCGTCGTCTTCCTCGCCGGGGCGCGCGGCCGCACCGACCCGACGACCGCCGCGGGCATCGCCGTCCCTCTCGGCGTCGTCGCGTTCGCCATCGCGCTCTCGTGGGCGCTCGCGGCGCCGCTCGACCCGCTCTTTGGCTTCCCGGTGTCGTGGATCACGGAACTTCGGTGGGGTGTCGTCGCCGCGACGGGGCTCACGGCCGCCGCGGCCGCGCTCTACGCGCGAGCGGTTCTCGATTAG
- a CDS encoding LabA-like NYN domain-containing protein: protein MTDIHPNQRVAILADAQNLYHSAQSLYSRNIDYSALLSKGVSERELVRAIAYVIRADSPEEERFFEALQEIGFETKIKDIKTFGDGSKKADWDVGISLDAVTLANHVDVVVLCTGDGDFSRLCSHLRHEGVRVEVMAFGSSTADELVDAADSFLDLAEREETFLL, encoded by the coding sequence GTGACCGACATCCACCCGAACCAGCGCGTCGCGATACTCGCGGACGCGCAGAACCTCTATCACTCCGCTCAGAGCCTCTACTCCCGCAATATCGATTACTCGGCGCTCCTCTCGAAAGGCGTCTCGGAGCGCGAACTCGTCCGCGCCATCGCCTACGTCATCCGCGCGGACTCGCCCGAGGAGGAGCGATTCTTCGAGGCACTGCAAGAGATCGGCTTCGAGACGAAGATCAAGGACATCAAGACCTTCGGCGACGGGTCGAAGAAGGCCGACTGGGACGTTGGCATCAGCTTGGACGCCGTGACGCTCGCGAACCACGTCGACGTGGTCGTCCTCTGTACCGGCGACGGCGACTTCTCCCGCCTCTGCTCGCACCTCCGCCACGAGGGCGTCCGCGTCGAAGTGATGGCCTTCGGCTCCTCGACCGCCGACGAACTCGTCGACGCCGCCGACTCCTTCCTCGACCTCGCGGAACGCGAGGAGACGTTCCTGCTGTAG
- a CDS encoding dihydrofolate reductase encodes MTLIAVAAMTEDRIVADASGVPWDHPEDVRQYKRRVADAPVIVGRTTYEGMRPDPPGRRQIVLSRSAPTYPEATATVVDGVEAALAAVDEGETVYVIGGGQVYEAFLPHYDTMVLTVVEDEIEPTAEMRFFPAWDRSAWTLTRTDDSYDGFRIEFWERDESTAD; translated from the coding sequence GTGACACTGATCGCCGTCGCCGCGATGACCGAGGACCGGATCGTCGCGGACGCGTCCGGCGTCCCCTGGGATCACCCCGAAGACGTCCGTCAGTACAAACGACGCGTCGCCGACGCGCCAGTCATCGTCGGCCGGACGACGTACGAGGGCATGCGTCCCGACCCGCCCGGCCGACGCCAGATCGTCCTCTCACGGTCGGCACCGACCTACCCCGAGGCGACGGCGACCGTGGTCGACGGCGTCGAGGCGGCGCTGGCGGCCGTGGACGAGGGCGAGACGGTCTACGTCATCGGCGGCGGGCAGGTGTACGAGGCCTTTCTCCCACACTACGACACGATGGTGCTCACCGTCGTCGAGGACGAGATCGAACCCACCGCAGAGATGCGATTCTTCCCCGCGTGGGACCGGTCGGCGTGGACCCTGACCCGCACCGACGACTCCTACGACGGCTTCCGGATCGAGTTCTGGGAACGCGACGAATCGACGGCCGACTAA
- a CDS encoding sugar phosphate nucleotidyltransferase yields the protein MQAVILAAGRGTRIQPLSASAPKPMLPAGDRPIAAHVADAVRTAAPHVDSDFAVLNGDNLYDPTDVATLFERGPSVAAVHRPDPSSYGVLSTDGGCVTDSREKPDDPESTLVNAGA from the coding sequence ATGCAAGCAGTCATTCTCGCCGCTGGCCGAGGCACGCGAATCCAGCCGCTGTCGGCGTCTGCTCCGAAGCCGATGTTGCCGGCCGGCGACCGGCCCATCGCCGCCCACGTCGCCGACGCGGTCCGAACTGCTGCGCCCCACGTCGACAGCGACTTCGCCGTCCTCAACGGCGACAACCTCTACGATCCGACGGACGTGGCGACGCTCTTCGAGCGCGGGCCGAGCGTCGCCGCCGTCCACCGGCCGGACCCCTCGTCCTACGGCGTGCTGTCGACCGACGGCGGCTGCGTGACGGACAGCCGGGAAAAACCCGACGACCCGGAGAGTACGCTCGTCAACGCGGGAGCGTAG
- the glmM gene encoding phosphoglucosamine mutase produces the protein MFGTSGIRGTVGSEVTAELALSVGRALGSGSYDRVVVGRDVRDSGAMLVDALSAGLRECGADVIDVGTASTPTIARSVGWRDADAGVAVTASHNPPADNGLKLLAPSGQAFDAPRRDEITRRIEEEVYDLSAAAGVGAERRWDAAHDRHVAAVRDACDRVDGLQVVVDLGNGAGSVTPDALRELGADVTTLNAQPDGTFPGRPSEPTAETCADLCRFVAATAADLGIAHDGDADRMMAVDEHGDFVPGDHLLALFARAAADDGATVCAPLNTSLAVDDALDDFGASVSRTKVGDVFVAERIVSEGAVFGGEPSGAWIWPDETRCPDGPLAACRLAALVHDAGSLAGLLESVGGYVTRRANRVCEDNDRVVREVKRRAESVFDDVDDTDGVRVTVDDGWFLVRASGTQPLVRLTAEARSAERADELLDRADDLVTASGVSET, from the coding sequence ATGTTCGGAACGAGCGGGATTCGCGGCACAGTCGGAAGCGAGGTCACGGCCGAACTGGCGCTGTCCGTCGGGCGGGCGCTGGGCTCCGGGTCGTACGACCGGGTCGTCGTCGGCCGTGACGTTCGCGACAGCGGCGCGATGCTCGTGGACGCGCTCTCGGCCGGTCTCCGGGAGTGTGGGGCGGACGTAATCGACGTGGGGACGGCGTCGACGCCGACCATCGCCCGCAGCGTCGGGTGGCGCGACGCCGACGCCGGCGTCGCGGTCACCGCCTCGCACAACCCGCCGGCGGACAACGGCCTGAAACTGCTCGCCCCCTCGGGGCAGGCCTTCGATGCGCCCCGACGCGACGAGATTACGCGCCGCATCGAGGAAGAGGTGTACGATCTGTCGGCCGCGGCCGGCGTCGGCGCCGAACGCCGCTGGGACGCGGCCCACGACCGACACGTCGCGGCCGTCCGCGACGCCTGTGATCGGGTCGACGGCCTGCAGGTCGTCGTCGACCTCGGCAACGGCGCGGGCAGCGTCACGCCCGACGCACTGCGCGAACTCGGTGCCGACGTGACGACGCTGAACGCCCAGCCGGACGGGACGTTTCCGGGCCGTCCCAGCGAGCCGACGGCGGAGACGTGTGCCGATCTGTGCCGGTTCGTCGCGGCGACGGCGGCCGACCTCGGCATCGCCCACGACGGCGACGCCGACCGGATGATGGCGGTCGACGAGCACGGCGATTTCGTCCCCGGCGACCACTTGCTCGCGCTCTTCGCCCGCGCGGCGGCGGACGACGGCGCGACGGTCTGTGCGCCCCTCAATACGAGCCTCGCCGTCGACGACGCCCTCGACGATTTCGGCGCGTCGGTGTCGCGGACGAAAGTGGGCGACGTGTTCGTCGCGGAACGGATCGTGTCGGAAGGAGCCGTCTTCGGCGGCGAACCCAGCGGGGCGTGGATCTGGCCCGACGAGACGCGCTGTCCGGACGGGCCGCTGGCCGCCTGCCGACTCGCGGCGCTCGTCCACGACGCCGGCTCGCTCGCCGGCCTGCTCGAATCGGTCGGTGGCTACGTCACCCGCCGGGCGAACCGCGTCTGCGAGGACAACGACCGCGTCGTTCGGGAGGTGAAGCGCCGGGCGGAGTCGGTGTTCGACGACGTCGACGACACCGACGGCGTCCGCGTCACGGTCGACGACGGCTGGTTTCTCGTCCGTGCGAGCGGCACTCAGCCGCTCGTCCGTCTCACGGCGGAGGCGCGGAGCGCCGAGCGGGCGGACGAACTGCTGGACCGGGCGGACGACCTGGTCACCGCGAGTGGCGTCTCGGAGACCTGA